A single Triticum dicoccoides isolate Atlit2015 ecotype Zavitan chromosome 2A, WEW_v2.0, whole genome shotgun sequence DNA region contains:
- the LOC119354775 gene encoding RNA-binding protein 1-like, which translates to MAAAENAGDVAAGESRKLFVGGIPSSAQETELRGHFARFGAVRSIVVMRDKESGHGRGFGFVEFEDEEVAAKALGDGERPKHFICGRLVDVKRARARPLRNLGEQPVHQHQHQLEQGPVQGHQEAGDSTEASSDSMSYASKKVFIGGLRDNITEEEFRAYFEAFGTVTDVVVIYDSLTSRSRGFGFVTFDSEEAVRKVMGQSFHDLKGTRVEAKIAIPKDAQYYHNGRGRGSRTFGGRGPVGFDDSTYQPYNNRHGFYNGYMPQPVPTHPYYHGLYFGMGGNPYANAYPNHAVMANVPNMVARRPVYSPYPPMYPGYGFAYRSGYAGAAPSVQYGVNGGRDYMNDQDSMDVQELDSTATIATKFEYMKLGSQ; encoded by the exons atggcggcggcggagaaCGCCGGGGACGTGGCGGCGGGGGAGAGCCGCAAGCTGTTCGTGGGTGGCATCCCGTCCTCAGCGCAGGAGACGGAGCTGCGGGGCCACTTTGCCCGCTTCGGTGCGGTGCGCTCAATCGTCGTGATGCGGGACAAGGAGTCGGGCCACGGCCGCGGGTTCGGGTTCGTCGAGTTCGAGGACGAAGAAGTGGCCGCCAAGGCGCTCGGCGATGGGGAGAGGCCCAAGCACTTCATCTGCGGCCGACTG GTGGACGTTAAGAGGGCGCGTGCTCGACCTCTGCGGAACTTGGGCGAGCAACCTGTGCATCAGCATCAGCATCAGCTGGAACAGGGTCCGGTTCAGGGTCACCAAGAAGCTGGGGACAGTACCGAGGCCAGTAGTGACAGTATGAGCTATGCTTCAAAGAAGGTATTCATTGGTGGTTTGCGTGACAACATCACAGAGGAGGAGTTCAGAGCTTACTTTGAGGCGTTTGGCACTGTAACAGATGTTGTTGTGATATACGACAGCCTGACAAGCAGGTCAAGGGGTTTTGGTTTTGTCACCTTTGATTCCGAGGAAGCTGTGAGAAAGGTGATGGGGCAAAGCTTTCATGACTTGAAAGGGACAAGGGTGGAAGCAAAGATCGCTATCCCCAAGGATGCTCAGTATTACCATAATGGCCGAGGTCGTGGCTCAAGAACCTTTGGCGGAAGGGGTCCTGTTGGCTTTGATGATTCGACATACCAACCGTACAATAACCGACATGGTTTCTACAATGGCTATATGCCACAACCTGTTCCCACACATCCCTACTATCATGGCCTCTATTTTGGTATGGGAGGCAATCCCTATGCAAATGCATATCCAAACCATGCAGTCATGGCAAATGTTCCAAACATGGTGGCAAGGCGTCCAGTATATAGCCCATATCCCCCAATGTATCCTGGCTATGGTTTTGCATACAGAAGTGGTTATGCGGGTGCTGCGCCTTCTGTTCAGTATGGCGTTAATGGTGGCAGAGATTACATGAATGACCAAGACTCTATGGATGTACAAGAACTTGACAGCACTGCTACCATTGCTACAAAGTTTGAATACATGAAGCTAGGTTCACAATGA